The genomic region AACTTAAACTCTAACTTTATCTCAAGTGGAATATAAACCCTGCATGTAGGTTTAAAAAGTGGCTACATTGCCTTAAAATAATGTGGATCCTTTTTAGCATAGCTGAAAATGtaagtttataaaaatattttcttgttcaGAGGTTCAAGAGTTTGTAGCTGCTGTCTTTTCAACCTAACCAAACTCAACAATATTCTAATGGCATTTCAAGATGtccttcaattaaaaaaatacttaaaaggGAAACTAAAATTTGAAATTGGTTTACTTGAGGAATGGCAGATTACATCATAACAGCTCTTCTCCCTGAAATTGATTGCATTACTCTGTTTGTTAGGCTCTCAAGTGGTTCAAATCTCTGAAAGATGACTTAATCAGCCTCAAAACAATGGTGCCTTTGAGGTCTAGCTAAACATTAACTGGGCCTTGTCTCCTGCTCCTTAATGAGCATTCAAGAGGAACTTTCCCATGACCGCAGTGACTTTGTGTTCTATCATTGAGCTTGTGGCATTTGTTGAAGGAGCCGTTGCTCTAGTTTTAGTGACATTGTAACTAAAGTCAGGTGATGCCAAGCTCAGAAAATCATAACTCTGAATACTTTCCTGTCACGGTGTACTATTTGGGCAGTTTCTGACTTGTGCCACGTTCTGGTTTTCCCTGAAGTCTTCTGTTATCACAATGCCTTTCTTTTTGAAGCTCATGTTTAATATTCTGTCCAGGTATTATTATGTAGATTAAGTTGAATGcattgtttaaaatttatttcaagatGGCTGCGGTCTTTTCAACCGCAttgtttgaaattgttttcaAGATGCAATCTATGCATTAAACTGTATGCATGTTTGCACTCGTATACCATATAAGGAGTGTCCAATTCTatgtatttaatcaaagaattgCTGTAAAGGCGAAAATTGCCTTTTCTGATCTCTGAAGGTATATTTGTCTTTCAGAGCTTCTCTGTACCATCTCAAAAGGTAGTTAGACAACAAAGGCAAAGCCTGCAGGTCCTCCAACATTCAGCAGTCAACACAAGTTTGAAATCGGCTCAGGTATGGTCTGCAATAATAGTCTTAATTGTATAGCTAAGGGTTCGTCCATTCCTAATCccgatttttctgttttagacaGGAAAAGTTATTCCTAAGAGGAAACAGTGGATACTGGATCAGTCAAGAGGTTCGAAGAGGGTTAAAGTAGAAGTAAAAGCcacacaaacagaagaagttAACTGTGTACCAGATGGCCTGTCCAAAGAAGCATATGAACTTATGGTAAAAGGTAAATTTATGATCAGTTCTGTAACTGGTGAAATTCCCCCTCACCCtctagaaattacatttttgtcttgcACTTTTCTAGAAACTCCTCCTTCCTCTTATTGGAAAGAAGTAGCAGAAGAACGACGAAAGGCTTTGTACCAGGTCCTACAGGAGAATGAGAAGGTGAGTTAATCACTAGGGGTCAGATAATGTTTAGCTTTCTGAACGTTCCCACGCTCTAACTCCCTTGACCTGGGAAGGAACCAGTCCAGACTGCAGTAAATGTATTCAATCATTAGTTGGCTTTTGTCTATTTCTCTGTTCAATCAGGCCTGTCAAAACTGTCTTTAGTGCTTTTAAGGTTCTTCAGTTTGGTAACCTTGTACTTTAAGCTCTGAACAACTAATTTCTCTTAAACCAGTTGCACAAAGACATTGAAGCCAGAGATGAGGAGATTAGCAAGCTCCAGTCTGAGAATGAAGAGCTGCAGGAGCTGGCACAACATGTGCAGTACATGGCTGACATGATTGAGGTTTGTACCCTTACACTTACTTGTTTCTCAGATTTTAACTCTGAATATCTACCAAACACCTGGCATGGATTTTCTTTGTCCTTTCTGCCTTTGTCTTAAAGCTCAACCTGTTCTGAGATTGCAGTGAAGGCCATAATTAGGCCTTGACATATTATGTTTCTGAACTTGATGCTGCTTTTTATCCAAAAGTGCAGCAGTTTTAGCAGTGGCATACAGGTCTGTAACTGGAGCTAGTGAGCATGGAAAAATTATGGCACACTTAATGCAGTAGTTTAACTGGCTCCCTTGTGCACTGAGTTGAAGTGTTTTTCACAGGGTAAATAAAGTTCATTGTAAGGGCACGATCTCTCTTGGTACAAATTAACAACCTGTATAATGCATTTATAGAGACTGACTGGAAAGTGCCCAGAGAGCCTGGAAGAAATGAAGGACATAGCATTTGATGCAGAAGAGGCAGATCCAGCTGAGCAAGAGGAGGCAGACTACAGTGATGAAGAGACGTCGGATCATGACGAAGCAGGACCCTCAGGATTAAACTGACTATAGAAAAACCTCCTTTTGAAGGAGAtgtgccttttttcttttttttttacaggagcCCTGtagtttaaaactgaaacaaatgttttccagaCTTGGTTTCAACCTTGTTGTTTTGCACGGTTTCGTATGTTAATAAATCTGGCCGTTGGCAGACCCTGGTTTAAGTTTAAAACGCAAGATCGCTTTTTAACTGATTCTgta from Xiphophorus couchianus chromosome 13, X_couchianus-1.0, whole genome shotgun sequence harbors:
- the gmnn gene encoding geminin; amino-acid sequence: MNSVGNVKQRSSNENIKSFSVPSQKVVRQQRQSLQVLQHSAVNTSLKSAQTGKVIPKRKQWILDQSRGSKRVKVEVKATQTEEVNCVPDGLSKEAYELMVKETPPSSYWKEVAEERRKALYQVLQENEKLHKDIEARDEEISKLQSENEELQELAQHVQYMADMIERLTGKCPESLEEMKDIAFDAEEADPAEQEEADYSDEETSDHDEAGPSGLN